The Amia ocellicauda isolate fAmiCal2 chromosome 16, fAmiCal2.hap1, whole genome shotgun sequence nucleotide sequence CCGGGCCAACGGGGCAAACGCGGAGGGTCGGGGTCAGGGGGTCGTACCGGCTTGGTGATGTCGAACACCACGATGGCAGCCTGCGCGCCACGGTAGTACATGGGCGCCAGGCTGTGGTAGCGCTCCTGCCCCGCCGTGTCCCAGATCTCGAACTTCACCGTGGTGTCGTCCAGACACACCGACTGCGCCAGGAACGCCGCTGCGGGGGGGAATTAGTTTGAGGACATAAATAATGGTGTATATCCGTTTTCTTTGGCTCTGCCCTctcttttacccccccccccttaacCATCTCCCTCCACCCTTCCTCCCCTTCATCCtcctttcttttccctcttctctccatctctccctccctctctccctctctcgtccTCACCCCCGATGGTGGTCTCCTGGAACTCATCGAACTGTCCCTTGACGAAGCGCAGCACCAGGCTGGACTTGCCCACGGCCATGTCCCCCAGCAGCACCAGCTTGAACTGGCAGATCTTGGTCTGGGGCAGGTTGCCGTTGGGCCTGGTGGagttccccctgctggccaTGGAGGGGACGGGGACGGGGGATGTCCTAGAGGTGGGGGGAGCAGGTACTCTAGTGCACTAGGGGAAGGGGGGCTGGGGGCGGCTGaagtcttcctctctctctcccgctggGATGCAGCTGCTGGAAAAGCAAACAGAGCGAAGGCGTCATCGTGGGAGAGAGACACTCAAGACGAGACGGGGGGCGATGCAGGACAGTGTGGCTGCCCATTCGCACCGGCCCGGCAGGGAGACTCGCTGACTGGTTTTcccagggacagagagagagagagagagagagagagagagagagagagagggagggagggaggcaggaggaggagggtaAAGGAACTGACCAACTGCCCCGGCATCCCAGATCACGTTTAATTCACTACGACCCTGGCTATCGTGACAGATATAACTAACACAGGCGCCTCCGCTGCTGACCGAGACCCGGCCGAGGGGCGCTGACAGGCAGGGCGAGTCTGTCTGACAGCCCCCGGCCCGTGGGCCCCGTCTCCTGCGGCGGTAAAGACCCCCTGCCCCGCGTCCAGGCAGTGTCGGCGGTCGGGGCTGCCTACCTGAGCCGACGCCGCGCCGTCCGTGTCGCGATGGGGCGCTGCTGTCGTGCGGCGCCGCGGCTGTTGTTGTCCCGTCAGCTGTCGCGGAGGCAGCTCGCACTTCCTGCACCGTCGCGCAGCCGCAGTGAGCCGCAGCGCCCCGCTCCCCCCACGGCTGCGCTCTTAAAGGGGCAGGCGTCATTTTCAGCCCGCTGTTCTCTTAAAGGCGCAGGCGGCCGTTAGTCCCCCTGGTGTCTGCAATAACGTGGCCCTGAATGCAGACCTCAGTTTAAATGTGACAGCTGTGGCCCGAAGAACTGGATGTCTGCATATGCATGATCAAAATACTTTTTACGcctgtaaatgtttttaattgctattttagttttttattttatttcaccacTATACCTGGTCACTGCAGCCGCACTGCAGAAGGGGATTTAAGGCACAGACGCAGGCAGACAGCACAGTGTAATAAACTGCACAGCAGCACGGGGTTGATGTCACACCGTGCTCCTCCTGGCCCAGAGATGGCGCTATCGTGTTTGAGTTCATTTCCGATCGATTCGCTCCAGGTCGACTGCTGCTGTCTGAGGGGAGAGTAATGGATCAAGCGAGCAATCGAACCACATGTTATCTTTGCTCAACGTGTGGGGCTCAGTGGCACATCCGAGAGGGGTGTACATCATGTGCAATTAAAATGGACTTGGCTTAGTGTTATGACACACAGTATTTGTATAGTAGCAGTATTAAACAGATGTGGTGCTGATGCCGAGCGGACGAGACCGGAGAAAGAAACGCGTCGGCAGGGACGTGGCGGTGAGTCCAGACCTGTCCGCACCCGGTTCTGCCCCCAcgatgtgtgaatgtgtgcccTGAGCTCTGTccgtcacacagacacacctccaGTCCTAGTATCACGACTCCTGCTTCAGATGAAAGATGCAGTTTATCCGCTTGGCCACGGGGTCTGATGCAGGTCGTGTAACCCGTTATGATGCCCCTTTCTGCGGCAGTGCCGTGTTTGAAGACAGGAGTCCTGTCCGTGCAGGGAGGGTGAGATGTCAGTGTCCTCCCAGCTCTCGCACAGTGATGTCACGCTGTTTGTCTCCCCTCCCCCTCAGGTGCAGGGGACCAATGACAGCAGTGTGGTCAGTAAGGTCTCTGCAGCAGCGCTGGGATACTTCCTGGACCCCTTCCTGAAGAGCTTCGTGTGCAAGAGTGCCAGGAGAGCACCTCTCATCAACCGGTCAGCAACACTGCCCTGTGCTACACAGCACTGCCCTACCCTGCTCAAAACGGCCCTGCGCCACACAACACTGCCCTATCACAGCaagccactgcacacacagacagcactgtAAAACACTGTGCTTCACTGCAATACCACATTAGTCAcatctctcttttctctctctctttctctctctcagggggtACTATGTGCGCTGGCAGGCTGTTGATCACTGTGTGCGGGAGTTCCTGCGCCTCACAGCACACAGTGCCAGGAGACAGGTGGGcagctgtacacacacacatacagaggaCACTGCCAGATGGTACTGTGGCATTGGActgcagaacacaaacccaGCATGGCACACTCCTTcatccttcctctctctccccctccttctTCATCCCTCTCACCTTGTGCAGGTGGTATCCCTGGGGGCGGGGTTTGACTCTCTGTATTTCCGGCTGTGTGCGGGGGGGACCCTGGGGGGCTGTGTGGTGTTCGAGCTGGACTTCCCCGACGTGGCAAGACGCAAAACAGCACTGATGGCTGCCCAGCCTGGCCTGCAGGAGGCGTTGCCTGACTGGGACCCCAGCACAGCCTCACACACAGGTAACACCATGTGAAATAGACACTGACACAGTGAGCAACACACTGAGCAACGCATGCTGactcactgagcaacacacactgacacactgagtaaCAAGCTGAACACTGGACACACTGTGAGAGCACTCCATGCAGTAgagtctctctctcagggtttgTTTACAGCGCTCAGTATCGGCTGCTGGGGGTGGACCTGCGAGAGGTGCAGGGGGTGGAGTCAGCGCTGAGGGGAGCGGGGCTGGACCCCACTGTCCCCACCCTGCTGTTGTCGGAGGTGGTGCTGACCTACCTGGACACTGAGAGGTGAGACTGAGACACCGATACATTGACCGACACACAAGTGACTTACTGACacactgcctgtctgtctgtctgcctgtctatgTATCTGACTCGCCCGGTGTCCGTCAGAAGTGCGCTCTGACATCATGttatggcctcctcttgtttgtaaactttcttatcttcttaagtcttcaaaatcatgaaaggcatcgaccacatcaaagcagaggagcttttccagatcagcagggacacacgcacccgggacacaaatggaaattgggcttcaagtcattcaagacagaaaacaggagacacttcttcacacagagaggcgtcacaatctgaacaaactccccagcgatgtggctgaagagacaatgtgggaacattcaaaaacagactggataggatccttgatcacttagttattaatggacaccaaatgagcacgatgggccgaatgacctcctctcgactggacactttcttatgttcttatgtccttGTCTCAGTTCAGATGCCCTGATTGGCTGGGCAGCCCGGCTCCTCCCCCAAGCGGTGTTTGTGATGTATGAGCAGCTCCGCCCCCACGACCCCTTCGGCAGGGTCATGCAGGACCACTTCCTTCGGCTGAACTCCACGCTGCATGCGCTCAGTCAGTACCCCGACACCGCCGCCCAGACACGGCGCTTCCTGGACAGGGTGAGGGTCCCTCGGTGTCTCTATCCTCCTGTCCGTCTCATTCCCCTCTCTGTCTCGCTGTCCTCTtgtctgtgtcactgtccacCTGACACTCTCCCTGAGTCACTTTCTGTCTCGGTGTCTCACTCTTTCACCCTCCCCGTCTGTCTCAATGTCCAGCTGACTCACTCTTTGTGTCACTCTCATCGTCTCACTGTCTCTTCCCCGACGTCCCCTGTTTCTCTGTGTGCAGggctggggcagctgtgtgtgtctggacATGAACCAGTTCTACCTGGGGCACCTGGGGGGTGCGGAGCGTCACCGTGTGGAGGCACTGGAGCCCTTCGACGAGTTCGAGGTGAGGGGGGTGTCTGGGGGTCACAAAATCCCAATGCTTCCATTCTGGCACGAGGGAGGTGTGTGTGGGCGTCTGTGACGATTTAGTGAATCccatctttgtttgtttttacgtGGAACAAAAGGATCAATGTTAAcctctttctctttccttctgcctccctctctctcaccctcccttCCTCCGCTCTTTCTCAAATTCAAgttcaaaacaagctttattgacatgacaagTTTCTAGTGTTCTCAGAGCATTTATAGATGCACgatcaaagaaaataaactgtagaAAAAACTGTTTAATAGTGCCACAGATTTTACAGATGTTCACTTATTGCACATATATGTACAGATTATTTACAGaattatccctctctctctctctctctctctcaggagtggCACCTGAAGTGTTCTCACTACTTCATCCTGGTAGCTTCAAAGGGATCCTTAACCAGCCAATCAATGATCACCCCTCCGCCGGGTAAGACCAATCGCAGCCTTTTACACTCTGCCCCGCCCCTAACAATGATCTCTCTCTTTCGGTCCGTTTTTCTGTCTGGTTCTCTCTCACTGTCAGTCTTACcccagtgtgtctgtctgtctgtgtgcctctctctccctctcaattcaaattcaatacgagctttattggcatgacaagttACACGAGTGTTGCCAAAGCGTTTACAGACACCGTCAAGagaacagaatatatatatatatatatatatatatatatatatataatactgttttattttacatttcaataaataaaaacattcgaaattttaatacttatgattaaaaaaaaattaaaatcaattcttaaaatcacttaaaaatatatatataatatatataatataatatatatagataataacaaaataagtatttctccctctctctctcagtctctgtgCTGGCCTGGCTGTCCCCACGTTTCGGCCCCGAGCCCCTGGCAGTGCGGCCCCTAGCCCTGCTCCCAGGGGGGGACCTTGCGGAGGGCCGGGGGCTGGGCGTGGCCCTGCTGGCTCCCCATGTGCTGCTGCTGACCGGGGGGGGGGGCCGGGGAGGACGAGGGGGCCAAGGAGGGGCAGCGCGGGTCCTGATCAGAGGGCAGGCTGGCTGGAGGTGTGCCCGAGTGGAGCCAGACGCAGACTGGGGTGACCACTgcgcgctcacacacacacacacacacactgtgctgaGCTGCCTGAGCTGACACTCCTCTGTGTCCTGCAGGAGTCAGGGTTTTCCACACGGTGACGGCGGTGCCAGGCTGGGGCTGTGTGGTGTTGGGGGGCCGCTCCTCCCCGCTCAGTCCTGTCACCAGGGTCCTCCGTGTGACCTACGACCCCTCCACTCCAGCTGACCTCCCGTGCACCGATGACCTCTTGACCCCAGGTCACCCCCGGCCGGTCAGCCTCTCTGTGGGGGAGCTGCTCTGCGGTGGCACTGCGCCACACCCAAGATGGCGGCACTCGGCCACACTGCTGAGCCATAGAGGTGAGGTCTTGCGCTCGGTTTACTCTGATGGGTTGATTGGAAGGCAGGGGCTGCTGCTCAAAGTAGATAAACACGCTGAAGTTAATAGGCTAGTTAGGCTTTTTAACTCAAGATATACACGGCTTGATGTGTTTTATATAACTGTGCTGTTCTGTagtgagcagtgtgtgtgtgtgtgtgtgtctcacccctgacccctgaccctgcaGGGCGGAGTTTGCTGTGTGTGTTCGGGGGCCGCACTGTGGAAGACCCTGCACTGGGCGATATCCACTTCCTGTGCGTGGAGGAGCAGCGCTGGGCCGAGGTCAGACTGGGGTACTGGGGCAGTGGGACTAATATCTGAACGGTTcacatttctttctctctctctgtttctctctgtgtgtgtgcctctctctctctgctggtgTCTGTGTTTCATTCTGTCCTGttctgtctcagtgtctctctctctctctctccgatggtgtgtgtgtgtgtctctctctccatctctttctGATGGTGtgttgtctctttctctctctgatgGCCTGTGTTGTCCTCAGGTGTCAGTAGGGGGCGCTGCGCCGGAGCCCCGTCACTCCCACTCGGCCTGTGCGTATGGCGAGGGGATGGTGGTGGCGGGGGGACTGGGCCGGGAGGGCGTTCCCCTGGGGTCCACGCTGCTGCTTCTGCGgccggggtgggggggcttCCGCTGGGAGGAGCTGCACACCCACCCACCCTTGGTGCCCAGGTGAGTCGCTGACAGTCAGACGATGGAACAAACAGTCTGTCTGTTGGTCGCAGATTCAGTCCGTTTATTTTAGAGTTCAGCATCTCATGCTCATCGCATCTCTGATGGTACTGAACTGAACCGCTGGCTCCACCCCCTGTTCCAGGTATTCCCATTCTGCGCACGTGATTGGCCAACGGTTGGTGCTGGTGGGCGGGGTCTGGCTGCAGGCGGAGGGCGTGCCTGGAGTGGCAGTGATTGACCTGACCACCGGGGGTGCTGTGGAGTTCAGCCTGGACACCGTGAGTATtcgagggaggggggagggtgttcttaagtttaaattattatgttAATCTTCTCTCCCCACATCCTAACCCTCCTTCCCCCTCTCCTTCCGTCTGCCCCCTCACCCCCTCAACCTCCCCCTCTCACCAGTCCTCGGTGCCCTGGCCCCTCATGCTCCACTCCCATCGCTCCACGCTCCTGGAGGACAGCGGGACGGAGGCTCTGCTGATCGGAGGGGGAGGGAACTGCTTCTCGTTCGGGACGCACCTGAACCCCCAGCCTGTGTCCCTGGACCTGCAGCCCGCCCTCTGCTGAGGGTCCCTGCCTGACTGGACTGACTCGGCCTCCCTGGACTCCATTCGCACAACCCCTCGGCATGGCCGCCTCCCTTCCTTGGCTCTGAGGCTCACGGACTGCCTCCCCGCCTCAGCACGGCCCAGTTCTGTACAGAGACACAGTGACGCACTCCCCTACTGCTCAGCAATGCCTCTGGACTGTCCCGAGCTccgcagacacacactcactctctctctcacacaaacactgactcactcacactctctctcacacacaaacacacacaggtgaGCATCTCGGCCCAATAACGCCACACAGACGGTCTCAGCTGCTTCACAGTCAGGTTTTATTAACTGGGGAGTCAGTGGAGCCAGGGGCCGGCCCATGAGCTCGGGCGGGTGTGGAGGCGGGactggggaggaggaggaggaggggagagggggctTCAGGAAGTGGAGTCATGTGACCCGGCCGCGAGGATCTAAGGGGCTTGTATCGAGGAGGCGGGCGAGAGTTGGGGGGGTCGAGCAGTCGTGGGAGTGGCGTTCACTCGGTGATGCGCTTGAAGGACTGGACGGTGGGGCAGACGGCCCCCCAGTCAACGGGCTTGCGGTACTCGCCCTTCTCCAACACGTACTGGCGGCCGCGGTAGTTGGGGTTCTCGTAGAAGACCCAGACGCCCTCCAGCACCTTGCAGGAGTGGACCTCGCGCGCCCGGAAGCGCTCCAGCACGGACGGGCAGTCTTCCGTGGCCTCGAACGCCTGCCCCGCGAAGTCACCCTTGTCGTACAGCTGGATCTTGTACTGGGTGCCGCTGGGCtgcaggggacagagagagggagtgagagatgCTGTGCGTGGCAGTGTCGCACCTGTACCGCTCAGAAAAGGCGCTATAAATATCTGTGCCTAATAAACCTTGTTCACACTGGGAACCCACACGATCAGCCTTTTCTGTGTGTCAAGCCACTGCAccctacacaacacaacactacacactCTCCACTATACTACTGTGAACCACACACTGAACCCTGCGCTGTCCACCACACTatccacacactgcactgtccaCTACACTACATACTGTCCACCACATTACACTGGCCACTACAATCCACCGCACCCTGCCCTGTCCACTGTACTACTACACTGtccaccacacactgcactgtccaCCACACTATCCACACCCTGAGCTGTCCACCACACTATCCACATACTGCACTGTCCACAACACTACACTCTGTTCACAGTTCCTAGCAAGTCAGttatgctgtgttttttttctgaaatgaatCTTAGAAAACAGCATTTGCCATATTAACCAGCactactaatattaataataatgaaactgaGTGAAAGAGGAGAGCCGGAGGGGCACCCTGCCTGGCGGACGGGGAACCGCCTGTGAGAGAGCAACGGGATCCGCAAAGAAGAGAAGAGGAAGGGGAGGAGGGCGAGGGCACTCACGAAGTGGATCATCTTGCAGGAGCTGATGCGCTCGTTTAGGCCGGTCCAGCGCTGGTACTCGGGGTACTCCCCCCGGGTCAGCACGTACTGGTATCCGGCGTAGTTGGGCCGCTCGAACACCACCCAGGTGCCGCTCTCCACCCGGATGGAGTTGCAGCGACTCAGGTAGCCGTGGAAGTCGGGGCAGTCGCTGTCGCACTCATAGCGCCGGCCCTGGAAGCTCTTGTCCTCGTAGAAGATGATCTGGCAGGGGAgaagaggggatgagagagagagggaggagtggAGGAGAAGCTCTCATAGTGGAGAACATGCACAGCCTGCCCCCCAAAAGGCACTTAAAACATAGCTGCACCAGAAACCACGAGAccctggactgtgtctctcaggaccggggctgagaccctgctggactgcactgtgtctctctgtgtactATAGACTGCAGTTTGTCACAGGACTCGGCTGTTCTGTCTGACCCTGAGCTCAGCCCAGCCCGTGTGTCCGACGGCCATTCCAACTGGATAGTAACGTGTCCGTCCTGGAGCATGGAGCCGAGTCACGGGTCCACTGGTGGTCCGTGTGCTCACAGCAGGGCGGCACAGCTTTCCAACCTACTTTAAACTCTGCCCCAGTGTCCCTCCCAGCGAACCCCCTACTCCTGCACCCCTGGAGGTTTATGTAGTGTCAGGAGATgacacaccctctctctcctctactCAGCTGTCAATCAACCTGGATTCCCTAAAGTGTCCCCAGTGGGTTGACCAACCCTGACGGGACACCACGGGTCAACTGGCACAGCATCCCGAATGAATGCTGACTAATAAAGTTGCCAATACATTCAAATGCAAACCCTGTCTAAGCAAAATATACTGATGttcatgcacacaaacacacacacacacacacacacacacaggtgcgtATTCGTCTGGGTGTATATCGTTCCACCAGATGGAGAATCTCCGTGTCCCCAGATGAAAGTGTCCGATCGGCTTCTCTCGGTCCCGTGTACTCACCCGTCCTGTCTTGGACATGGctgtgtcctgtgtcctgtgtccccggagcgagagagagggtgaagctgggctgggctggaccTCGGCTGTGCCGCCACTTTATATACCCGGCCGGGCTGTTTTTTATACCGGGGGGCACAACAATCGCTTTGTCATGAAAATGAGATCCAAAAATTGAGTCAGTGATTCCAGCTCTATTCAGGGTCTTCCAGCAAAAGCCGAGCGGGATTATGACATAAAGGCCCCCGAGCTCCGGCT carries:
- the lcmt2 gene encoding tRNA wybutosine-synthesizing protein 4, yielding MPSGRDRRKKRVGRDVAVQGTNDSSVVSKVSAAALGYFLDPFLKSFVCKSARRAPLINRGYYVRWQAVDHCVREFLRLTAHSARRQVVSLGAGFDSLYFRLCAGGTLGGCVVFELDFPDVARRKTALMAAQPGLQEALPDWDPSTASHTGFVYSAQYRLLGVDLREVQGVESALRGAGLDPTVPTLLLSEVVLTYLDTESSDALIGWAARLLPQAVFVMYEQLRPHDPFGRVMQDHFLRLNSTLHALSQYPDTAAQTRRFLDRGWGSCVCLDMNQFYLGHLGGAERHRVEALEPFDEFEEWHLKCSHYFILVASKGSLTSQSMITPPPVSVLAWLSPRFGPEPLAVRPLALLPGGDLAEGRGLGVALLAPHVLLLTGGGGRGGRGGQGGAARVLIRGQAGWRCARVEPDADWGVRVFHTVTAVPGWGCVVLGGRSSPLSPVTRVLRVTYDPSTPADLPCTDDLLTPGHPRPVSLSVGELLCGGTAPHPRWRHSATLLSHRGRSLLCVFGGRTVEDPALGDIHFLCVEEQRWAEVSVGGAAPEPRHSHSACAYGEGMVVAGGLGREGVPLGSTLLLLRPGWGGFRWEELHTHPPLVPRYSHSAHVIGQRLVLVGGVWLQAEGVPGVAVIDLTTGGAVEFSLDTSSVPWPLMLHSHRSTLLEDSGTEALLIGGGGNCFSFGTHLNPQPVSLDLQPALC
- the crygs2 gene encoding crystallin, gamma S2, which produces MSKTGRIIFYEDKSFQGRRYECDSDCPDFHGYLSRCNSIRVESGTWVVFERPNYAGYQYVLTRGEYPEYQRWTGLNERISSCKMIHFPSGTQYKIQLYDKGDFAGQAFEATEDCPSVLERFRAREVHSCKVLEGVWVFYENPNYRGRQYVLEKGEYRKPVDWGAVCPTVQSFKRITE